The window TTTATTAAAATCCGGATTCTTCTGATAATAATTAGCTTTAATCTTTAAAAACTCGGCCAACTGAAGGTAGTTTTCCCCAATCATCTGGCTTGCCAGTTTATAAGGACGAATTGTGGTTACAATAAGGAAGATGAGAAGAAACCATATACAGCCACAAGCAAAAATCAGTAAACTTTTAAATATATTACTTCCCGTAAGATGACCGTCAATAAAGATGGCGAGTACAACAAGCGATAATGAACCTACTGCCGCCAATCTCTGACCGTAAACTCCGATCAGGGAGAAAAACATCCCAAATACGATGACTTCCAGAAGCACCAGTACTTTGATATTCATCACAAGGCTGGCAATAAGTGCAACAAAAACAAAACAGAATATTGCAAAAGTAAGGGCATTTCTTCTTCTGATGAAAGGGCCTGGCTGATCTGTAAGAGCTACAAAGCTGGTTCCGAGAGGAAAAAGAAAATATTCCTTCAGAATTCCGAAGTGGGCAAGGACTAAGCAAGGCAGAACAGTAGCTAATGTAATTCTGATAGCAGAATATACATACTGACTGGTTACAAATTTTTTTAATTCTGCCGAATAGTTCATACTACAAAAATAGTTATTGAATTTAAGAAAATTGCCATAAAAAAGAGACTTTTATAAACTTAAATATTATATTTTTTTAATGGCATGCCATTGTAGTGGTTTTAACATTTCAGCAGAACACTCATGTTCCACGAATTCTTATCTTAGCTTATCTCAATTCCTAAAACAGCAGGCTCATGAAAATCATCAGTAAAAATATCTTCTTCATTTTATTTTCTATTATCATTATAAGTTGCGGTTCGCAGAAGAAGGATAACTTTAATGCTAAGGAAATTTATAAATCCAGCAGTCTGGTTATTACCCAGATTTCACAAAATGCTTTTATCCATACTTCTTTTAAGCAGACGAATGATTTCGGAAATGTACCGTGTAATGGACTCATTGTAAAAGATAATAATGAAACCATTATTTTTGATACACCCACTAATGATAAAAGCTCAGAAGAATTGATACAATGGATCAATGAAAAACTTCATGCCAAAATCAATGCAGTGATTCCAACTCATTTTCATGATGATAGTTTAGGAGGATTGCTGGCGTTTCATAAAAAAAACATTCCTTCTTATTCATATGCTAAAACAATAGAACTAGCCAAAGAAAATCATTTCGTTGTTCCTGAAAACAGCTTTAATGATTCTGTTGTTTTGAAAATAGGAAATAAAGATGTTATTGCAAAATATTTTGGGGAAGGTCATACAAGAGATAATGCTGTTGGATATTTCCCAGGTGAAAATATTCTGTTTGGAGGTTGTTTGTTGAAAGAGCTTGAGGCAGGGAAGGGATATTTAGGGGATGCAAATGTCTCTGCGTGGTCAAATACCGTTGAAAAAATTAAAAAAGAATATCCTAACGCGAAGATTGTAGTTCCTGGACATGGAGATTATGGAGATAGGAGACTTCTTGATTATACTATTATATTATTTAAAGGTCAATAGTGAATTTTTGCTTTGCAAAGTGAATGGTGAATGATTGCAGCGTGTAAAAGAAATTGACAAGCGAAGCGGATTGACGATTCACAATTGATTATTTGAAGGTCAATAGTGAATTTTTGCTTCGTAAAGTGAATGGTGAATGGTTATAGCGTGTAAAAATTGACAAGCGAAGCGGATTGACGATTCACAATTGCCACAAAAAAAGCCTCATTTTACATGAGGCTTTTTATATAGCTGTAGCTTTTTTTAACGATCGTTATTGGATGTTTCTTCCCCGATATTCCAGGTAAGACCGAAACGAAGTGTGTTATCCAATGCACTGTTGATTTTTGACATGTTGATCAGGTAAGAAAGATCCAGCCCGAAAGAACGGTATCTTAAACCAACACCCGCTGTAGCAAACTGTCTTGCTCCCTGCTCTTCACTTTCATGGAAGTAACCTCCTCTTACAGAAAATGCATTATCATAAGAATATTCTAAAGCACCACTATACATGATACTGTTTTTGTTTTTGAAAGATTTTCCGATACCAGCCATTGGCCCTACATTCGGGATTTGATAAATAGGCTGTCTTGTATTGGGATCAATTCCTGCATACTCAGATCCGGGAACCAAAAGTTTTGAACCTTCTACAGAAATTCCAACTCGGTTCATATCATCCAGGTACATGTCATACCCAACCCCTAATCTTGCCATTGTAGGAAGATAAGATCTTGATTCTTCATTTCCTGTATAATCCAGTTTTGGACCTACGTTCTGAATAGCTAAACCTGCATTCACTTTACCATCATATCCTCCGATACTGGAGAATCTTGGCGAGGTATAGTATGCTGAAACGTCTACTGCAAAACTGTTAGCCGCTTTAAGTGTAGTGTCTGTGTTGAATCCTCCGGCTAAGTCTGAACGGATAAATCTACCGGTAACAGCACCCGAGAATGAATCGGAAAGCTTCAAAGCATAAGCAACGTCAATAGAGAATTCGTTTGGTTTTGATGTACCCATTGATGCAATTTCTGTACCTACCAACTGAGTCAGGTCTACCTGTCCCATGTTGAAATAATAGATACTTGCAGAGATTGTAGATCTTTCTTCCTGCCCCAGAAACTTATGGAACGAAGCATATAATAAGAATACATCATTGGTAAGTTTTCCCATGTAAGGCGTATAGTTAAGACCTACGGAAGAACTTGTTCTGCTGAAAGGATATTTAGCCGCATTCCAGAATTGTGAAAATGCATCCGGAGAGGTTACCACCCCTTGGTCTCCCATACCTCCCGATCTCGCATCAGGTGCAATTCTTAGGAAAGGGGCTCCGGTAAGAACTGGGTTTACTTTACCTAAATCTTGCGAATAGCCTAAAAAACCAGCACTCAAACCAAATCCTAAAAGCAGTTTAGTAGTTAAATTCATATGTTGTCTTTTATATATTATCAGTTTTTTGTTAATATTATTGTCTATGTATTATTTAATTATTTCAAAAGTACCATTTTTTCTACAGCTGTAGCACTTCCTTTGCATTTTTCTTGATTTTGACTTTTTGCAAATATCTTAAAAATATACGTACCTTTTGCTACTGTTGACCCAAAATCATCTCTTCCGTCCCATTCTATTGCCTGACGAGGGGTTCTAAAGCCCTGTAGGAACGGTTCTGCGACTACCGGCTGTGATAAAGTTCTTACCAATCTTCCGGTTATTGTATAAATTTGTACGTTCACATCCAGAATATCATCACAATTGTGTTCAAACTGAATATAGGTTTTATTTGTAAATGGATTTGGCCAGTTCAGCGGACGGTTGATCGTCAGGTGTTGGTCAGATTCATCCTTAACTTCAAAATTTAACGTAGCAGATGTAGAATTATTGTTTATATCCCAAACTTTAAATGTCAACTGGTGTTGCCCAATCGCTAAATTTCTGAAAGGATAGGTTACATTTCCTTTTTGGTAGTCGGCAAGACTTGGATTTAAACATCCATTTCCTTCTCCCGCAGAGTAAAAATCATTTAAAACAACAGTATTGATAATCTGCCCGTCCAGGTATGTTGTAATATCGTGACCTACCCCTGAACCTGTGGAATTGATTCCTGTGTCATCCGTAAGACAGGCAAGAAGCATTGGATTCTGGTTGGTAATTCCACCATCCGCAAAGTTGGTGTTATTCATATACAGCTTTACTTTTGGAGGCTGGCTGTCATTGATTCCATTAGGATTGATATCACCTACCTGTACTGCCTGGTTGTTGAAAACATCCGTTGCCTTGTTGTCTGCATAGGCTAAAATTCTTCCCTGGCCCACCGCATAGTTGATGTCTTTAGGAACATAGAATTCTGCAGTGAATACTCCGTTTACAGCGGTTCCGGCAGCTTTTACAATAGCACTTCCTTCCTCTGTATAGTCTAAAACCGGAGATAAAACACCGGTGTTATTTAATGTTTTCTTATTTAATCTCTTATCAAAAATATTGATGCTGACTCTCCCGTTGAAGGTATTGTTCAATGTTCCATTCGGATTATTGACGTGTCCTTTTATTTTCACAAAATCCAAACCTCTGATCAGTCCAGGAACCGGAGTTTCAATGTTGTCAATGGTAAGAAGTCTTTGCGGTCTGCTTAATTTCATAGCAGGGTCACCCAGAAAGTTTACCTTTAAATGGTTATTGTTTGGCCCCTTCTGTTTTTTAGCCAGTAAATGTGCATTACCTAACGAATTGAAATCGTCACTGGTTAATTTAAAAATATTCTGAGTAAATGTATTGGTGAAATCACGCCCGTAATCTACCCCAATAGCACGGCTGGAAGTAATCATTGCTGAGGCACCTCCCTGTTTCATTTTGATAAACTGTTCTCCTACAGAATTGGTTGCAGGCTCATCCCATAATGTAAATTCACATGTAATGGTAGAGACAAACGGAAATCTGCTGTATACATTAGAGAAATTATTGGCATTCTGAACCTCAGTAGTTGTTAATACTCTTTCCTGTGCCCAGCCGTTAATTCCTCCGTGTCCGAAATAAAACAGATATAAACTGTTTCCGATAGCATTGGAAATAGCCTGGTTTACCTGTGGATATCTTCGTCCTCCGGATGTACTCTGAGCGGTGAAGGCATCCATATATAATTTTTTAACATTATATTCTTTAAGTTCCGTCTGTCCCGGTTGTTCAAATATGCCGGCCAGAGAACTGTTCATTACATTATGAAACGGACCTCCTCCCTCGTCATTATCATCCACTACAAAGTCAAGTCTCATACGCCAGTCTCCGAACGGAGTGGACTGCCCCTGAAGGGAGTTGTAATAAGCCAGGGTTTTATTGATCATATCTCCGGCCTCGCTTGCATTCGCAGCCGGAATTCTACCCACGGGCAGATCCGGTAAATTGTTTTCAATTAATGATGTGGTCTGTGGCTTGGTCATTACAATATAATCATCCGTTACGAATGAGGATACGTAATCTGAAGACTGCTCACTCTGGTAGCTGGCAACAACGTTTGTATTGTTGGGAACCCTGTTTTTATAATCAAATGAAGCATCCCCCAGAATAAATACATATTGAAGTCTGCCAAGAGGAGTATTGAGCTTGCTGACAAAATCTCTTACAGCCGTAAGATCTTTACTTCCGCTGCCAAATTCTTCATAGATTTTATTGACGTCTACAATTTCTACTTTATAATTATGAGCGGTCTGATGATAGTTGGCAAGTCTCTGTGCCTGGCCCATCATTTCAGGAACCGTCAGAATCAGGTAATCTATATTTTGTAAAGCAGAAAGATTCTGATTGGAAATTCTCCCTACAAACTGCGGGCTGAAAGCTGCATCAGCACGGAAAGCTACAAATTCATTATTGAAATTCTGATCGGCAGCAGTATAAGCAAAGTTGAAAGCGCCGGCTCCGGCTTTATTCACTCTTCGGCTGGCATTGGTAATATCCGTTACATCCCATACCTGCTCTATATTAGCAGCATTGGTAATGCTGAATCCATAGTCTGTATTACTTCCACTTACAATTGAATAGTCCCTGAAGTTCATCTGTGAGCCATTGAAAGCCAGATTTTCTTTGTACTGAACTTCCGCATAATCAAAATAGAAAGTTCCGTTAGGGTTTTTAGAAATATCAGGATTCAAAACCATTGTAATCTGATTTCCGGTAAGATTGGAAAGCGTTCCGGAATAGGTTACAGGGTAGAAGGTATACTGATAAGATGAAGTATCTGTTGGGATCGTTTGTAGTGGATGCGGATTTAAATTATTGATCTTAAAATCAATCGTATTCTGTTGCGAATTATATGCTACCACCTGAGTTCTGTATCGTATAACATCTCCAGCCTGTATTGGTGAGTTGGTAGAAAATGTCAATGTTTTTTCATTGCTGAAAGGAGTGTCTTCCACCCATGTTCTGCCCACTTTCAACAAGTTTTTCTGATCCTTGTTGATCACCTGGTAATTGTCATATCTCGTAATCAGCTGGGCAGGAAGGTTTCCGTCAACAGTCGGAACTCTTTTCCCTGAACCTTTGTCAAAGTTGATATAGTAATAAGAAAAATCTTCATATATATTTTTGACATTATTACTTCTTTCGCTGAATCGGGTATCTTTTCTTTTAAAGCCATTTCCATTGGCAGTGTCGTAAAGGTTATATCCATCAGGACCCTGAGCGTAGAAAAGAGCATAATCATTATCGTTCCATACCCCGTCATCTTCACCTACAACCTGGATGGCATTCTCCTGCAAAGCTCCATATCGTGCATCCTGATTATATTCAGGAAGCAATATTCCTCCGTTTCCATAAATTCTGAAGTTTTTAGGATTTACAGAGCTGGGATTGATGCCGTTATCCTTTAAAAACTGTGCTGTAATTTTGAATACACCGGACTTATCGACTTTTATTTTGTAAAAGTTGCCGCTTGATAATGGGTTGGAAGTAGTTCCTATTTTATTAACAGTCCCTGTAGTATTTACAAATGAAGAGGCTTCTGAAACATTAAACGAAGATAATCTCTGAACGCGGCCTTTTACATTTTTAAACAAAGCAACACTGATGCTGGCATAGCTGTCTCCATCTAAATTATAATAAGAAACATCTGCTACATCATAATCAGGAAGTCTTCCTTTATCCAACTCAAATAAATCCTGAGCAGGAACGCTTTCCCAGACAAGGTCTGAAATTTTCAGCTGCTTTTCTCCGATTTTTTGCTTGGTTACTATAAAAACATTATTTTGGCTGAAAGAAAAACCCTCATTTTTGAAATTAGGAAGATTTAATTTTGTGTCGCCAAAATCCTGAATTTTTGAACCATTCCATTCTATGGTGTTCCTTTGGGCGTAAAGTGTTGATGCAAAAGCGATTAAAGATAGAAGCGTAATTTTTCGTCTCATGTTTACTATTGAAATTGCTAAATTACAAAATAAATGAAAATTTTAGAATTAAATTGCGATACAATAAAATTAAATTGTTAACGTTTTTCAAAAAAATCAAATGTTTACTTGATTTATTGAATAATTTATTTTTTCTTTGTACTTTGAAAATATTTATATCGACTATGAAAAAACTAAAGTTGTTTTCATTAATAGCATTAAGTTCTACACTTGCATTAACCAGCTGTGGCGGATCGGGAACCAGCAAAGGTGGCGGTACCAAAAAATTTGTCAGTAAAACGGGTTGGAAACCAAACGAAAAACAAGGTTGGTTTTTTGCAGGAAAGCAACAAAAGCAGAAGGGGTGGCCTGGAATGGTATATGTAGAAGGTGGAACTTTTACAATGGGATTAGTGAAAGATGATGTTATGCACGATTGGAATAACACACCTCGCAGAATGCAGGTAAGTTCATTCTTTATCGGAGAAACAGAAATTACTAACTACGAATACCGCGAATACCTTACATGGTTGAAGTATGTATTCCCACCAAGTGATCCTAGTTTTAAGGAAATCTATAACGGTGCTTTACCGGATACCTTATTATGGGACAACAAATTAGCAAGAAACGATTATAATGAAACGTATCTGCGTTCTCCGGAATTTGATTATTATCCGGTGGTAGGAGTTTCCTGGACTCAGGCAAACAGATACTGTGAATGGCTGACAGACAGAGCGAATGAAAAAGCTTTGATGCAGTCTGGTATTATTGCCAAAGATTTGTATATCAACGAATCCAACAACCAGGGAGGAACTGCATTCAACATGGATAAATTCAAATCGAATGATCCTGAAATGCAAGGATATATCAATGAAAAAAGAATGCAGCAAAAAACTGGTATGAAAACCACAAACCAGAGATTGCTTGCAGCTAACAGAGCTCCAAATTCTGCAATGGTACAGAAGTTCAGACTTCCTACCGAAGTTGAATGGGAATATGCAGCTCTTGGTATGGCAAAAACCAGAGAATATAACCAATACCTAGGTAAAAAACCTGAAATCGAAAGATTAAGAGGTACCAAAGGAAGAGACAGAGGAATGTTCCTTGAAAACTTCAAAATGGGTAAAGGTGACTATTCAGGGATCTCAGGATGGAAGAATGATGGTTCTGCACAGACTTCTGATGTAAGAAAGTATCCTTCTAACGACCTTGGGGTATATGGTATGTTCGGAAACGTTTCAGAATGGACTGCGGATGTTTACAGACCAATCATTGATGAAGATTACAGCGATTTCAACTACTATAGAGGAAATATGCCTCAGGCTATTGTAAGAAATGGTGACGGAACTTATAAAATGATCGACGAAGGTACTATCAAATATGATACTTTGGCTGACGGAAGATTAGTTTATAAAGGACTTCCTGGACAATTTGAAAGACAAACTATCGCTGATTACAGAAACTACAGAGATGGTGACAGACAGTCTTCTTTAGAGTATTACAGAGCTTCTGATTCTGCTGCAGGATTCGATATGTACAATGCTCCTAAACAAAGCTTTGTTGTAGACGGAGCTGGTAGAGTGAAATTACAGAAAGATACCAAAGACAGAACTTCAGCAGTTTCTAACGAGGTTAGAGTTGTAAAAGGAGGTTCTTGGCAGGATACAGCATATTGGCTGGATCCGGGACAAAGAAGATATAAAAATCAAAACAGAGCTTATGGTTGGGTAGGATTCCGTGTTGCACAGGATTCAAGAACTAACGATAAGGGTAGAACTAGAAGATAATATTTATCAAAAAATACTTATAAAAAACCTTCCGGACTTTCGGAAGGTTTTTTTATTTTTGGATCATGAAATCGCTTCGGTTAAAAAGTCTAAAATACTTATAGAGATTTGGCGATTGCATGTGACTTCTTTTAAAAAAATATATATTTCCACATGAATATAGAACAGTTTTATCCTTTATTTCTGCAGGCCGCAAAAGTGACCATTGATAGCAGAAAAATAGCAGAGAATGATATTTTCTTTGCCTTTTCCGGTGAAAATTTCAATGCAGCTACATTAGCGGAAAAAGCCATAGATGATGGAGCTTTGGCAGTAATTGTTGAACTTCCGGAATTCGAAAACAGAGATAAAAATATTTTCTATGTTCCGTCTACCCTTGAGTTTTTACAGCAGCTGTCTATCTATCACAGAAGCAAACTTAGTATTCCTTTTATCGGGCTTACAGGAAGCAATGGGAAGACAACTACCAAAGAATTGATTCATGCTGTCCTTTCAGAAAAATACAATGTGCAGTATACATTTGGAAACCTGAATAACCATATCGGAGTTCCTTTGACAATCCTTTCCATTAAACCGGAACATGAAATGGCTGTGATTGAAATGGGAGCTAATCATCAGAAAGAAATTGAATTCCTTTGTACCATCGCTCAACCTGATTTTGGATATATTACCAATTTTGGGAAAGCTCATTTAGAAGGATTCGGAGGTTTTGAAGGTGTGATTAAAGGAAAGTCTGAGCTTTATGACTATCTTAAAAACAATAACAGAACTATTCTTGTTAATGAAAATGATCCTATCCAGACTGAGAAAACTGAAAACTATTCACCTAAGATTACTTTTGGAAAAGTGACATCGGATTACAATTTTGAATCTTTTTCAGAAGAACATTTTGTAGGGTTGGCATATCAGGGAGTAAAGGCTGTTTCAAAACTCACTGGTGAATATAATTTTACCAATCTTTGCGCAGCGGCAAGCCTGGGACTTCATTTCGGAATCAGTTTTGAAAAAATAAAACATGCTCTGGAATTGTATACGCCTACCAATATGAGATCTCAGGTTGTGAAAAAAGAGGGGAGGACTTTGGTTCTGGATACTTACAATGCCAATCCAAGCTCTATGACGGCTTCGTTGAATAACTTTATCAGTTTTGAAGGCAGTAAGACTATTATTATTGGTGATATGCTGGAATTGGGTGATGAAAGTGAGAAAGAACATCAGAACATTTTAAAGCTGGCTCAGGATCTTCATTTCAACGAGATTATCACTGTTGGAAAACATTTTAAAGAGGTTAATTCTTCAGACCTTGCTTTTGAAAATACAGCAGTCCTGATAGAATATTTAAAACAGAATAAAATTCAATCTGAAAATATATTGTTGAAAGGTTCCAGGGGGATTGCTCTGGAAAAACTAATCGACTTTGTATAATACAAAAAAAAGGAGGTTGAATGTTGTTGAATAATAACTACTTCCAGCCTCCTTCTTCCAGCTTCTGACCTTTAAGCTTCCAGCTTCTTTATATCCCAGAATTCTTTTACGATCAGTATAATATTTTTAAAGGTACTTGGGAAAACTTCATTTTCAATTTCTGATGTCGTTTTCCAGGCAACTTCAGTAATGCCTTCTTCTATTTGCGGTTTGGAAGTATCCTCTCCGTCAAAGTTCATTTCAAACCAATGGGTGCATTTTAGGATCTTTTCTCCGTTTCTTTCTACATAAATATGGTAGGTGGTATTGATGAATTTTATGAGTTCAACATCACTCAGCCCGGTTTCTTCTTCTATTTCCCGTACTGCAGACTCCTCTCTGGATTCTCCTTTTTCCATCTTACCTTTTGGAAGATCCCATTTGCCAAGTCTTTTAATAAAAAGAACTTTCCCTTCAGGATTATTCACAAGGCCTCCCGCTGCTTCTATAATTCTGAAAAGCTTTTGAAATTCCTGCCATATTTCATCCAAATTCTCTCCATATACATTAAGTTCCTGTACAGAAGTATTCTCCAGAAGGTCTAATGCTATTTCTAAAGTTGTGAAACTTTCATACCGAATTTCTTTTTCAAGATTTTCAGGATGTTTAGACACCAATAATTTTTTTTCGTTCACAAAAACTTTATACATCTTATATAGTAGATTTTAGAATTGATTATCAGTGATTTGTTATTTTTCAAAACAATAAAAAATGACTTTTTAATTATTTTTTACTACAATCACTCACAAATATATAAAATTGTAATAGAAATTAAACATTAAACAGAGGCATATTTTACGTATTTATGATGGAGCATAGAAAGTAAATTCCCTTATTGACGCTCTCTTTCTTGGCTATTTACATAGAAACTGTCAGGAATTGTTTTTAAAGGCTTTTAAGCTTTAAGATTATATTTCAAAAGTATGTTTTAGTGGTGTCTTTGTAGACAAATTTTTATAATTTTGTTATTGTGATAAACGGATACCTGCCATTCTTTGTCTGATTGCCGGATGATCAGAAAATTATGTAATAAATAAAATATTGACTATCAGTTTGGAGTATTTATGCACAAAAACTTTATACATTTGTAAGAGTTAAGAATTTAATTATAAAAAATAAGAAATGAATTTAGAAGGACGAAAGATTATTGTCAATAAATCATCTAAAGAACTTACCGAGTTGCTGAAA of the Chryseobacterium viscerum genome contains:
- the blaCHM gene encoding CHM family subclass B1 metallo-beta-lactamase, with protein sequence MKIISKNIFFILFSIIIISCGSQKKDNFNAKEIYKSSSLVITQISQNAFIHTSFKQTNDFGNVPCNGLIVKDNNETIIFDTPTNDKSSEELIQWINEKLHAKINAVIPTHFHDDSLGGLLAFHKKNIPSYSYAKTIELAKENHFVVPENSFNDSVVLKIGNKDVIAKYFGEGHTRDNAVGYFPGENILFGGCLLKELEAGKGYLGDANVSAWSNTVEKIKKEYPNAKIVVPGHGDYGDRRLLDYTIILFKGQ
- the porV gene encoding type IX secretion system outer membrane channel protein PorV; amino-acid sequence: MNLTTKLLLGFGLSAGFLGYSQDLGKVNPVLTGAPFLRIAPDARSGGMGDQGVVTSPDAFSQFWNAAKYPFSRTSSSVGLNYTPYMGKLTNDVFLLYASFHKFLGQEERSTISASIYYFNMGQVDLTQLVGTEIASMGTSKPNEFSIDVAYALKLSDSFSGAVTGRFIRSDLAGGFNTDTTLKAANSFAVDVSAYYTSPRFSSIGGYDGKVNAGLAIQNVGPKLDYTGNEESRSYLPTMARLGVGYDMYLDDMNRVGISVEGSKLLVPGSEYAGIDPNTRQPIYQIPNVGPMAGIGKSFKNKNSIMYSGALEYSYDNAFSVRGGYFHESEEQGARQFATAGVGLRYRSFGLDLSYLINMSKINSALDNTLRFGLTWNIGEETSNNDR
- the porU gene encoding type IX secretion system sortase PorU, which encodes MRRKITLLSLIAFASTLYAQRNTIEWNGSKIQDFGDTKLNLPNFKNEGFSFSQNNVFIVTKQKIGEKQLKISDLVWESVPAQDLFELDKGRLPDYDVADVSYYNLDGDSYASISVALFKNVKGRVQRLSSFNVSEASSFVNTTGTVNKIGTTSNPLSSGNFYKIKVDKSGVFKITAQFLKDNGINPSSVNPKNFRIYGNGGILLPEYNQDARYGALQENAIQVVGEDDGVWNDNDYALFYAQGPDGYNLYDTANGNGFKRKDTRFSERSNNVKNIYEDFSYYYINFDKGSGKRVPTVDGNLPAQLITRYDNYQVINKDQKNLLKVGRTWVEDTPFSNEKTLTFSTNSPIQAGDVIRYRTQVVAYNSQQNTIDFKINNLNPHPLQTIPTDTSSYQYTFYPVTYSGTLSNLTGNQITMVLNPDISKNPNGTFYFDYAEVQYKENLAFNGSQMNFRDYSIVSGSNTDYGFSITNAANIEQVWDVTDITNASRRVNKAGAGAFNFAYTAADQNFNNEFVAFRADAAFSPQFVGRISNQNLSALQNIDYLILTVPEMMGQAQRLANYHQTAHNYKVEIVDVNKIYEEFGSGSKDLTAVRDFVSKLNTPLGRLQYVFILGDASFDYKNRVPNNTNVVASYQSEQSSDYVSSFVTDDYIVMTKPQTTSLIENNLPDLPVGRIPAANASEAGDMINKTLAYYNSLQGQSTPFGDWRMRLDFVVDDNDEGGGPFHNVMNSSLAGIFEQPGQTELKEYNVKKLYMDAFTAQSTSGGRRYPQVNQAISNAIGNSLYLFYFGHGGINGWAQERVLTTTEVQNANNFSNVYSRFPFVSTITCEFTLWDEPATNSVGEQFIKMKQGGASAMITSSRAIGVDYGRDFTNTFTQNIFKLTSDDFNSLGNAHLLAKKQKGPNNNHLKVNFLGDPAMKLSRPQRLLTIDNIETPVPGLIRGLDFVKIKGHVNNPNGTLNNTFNGRVSINIFDKRLNKKTLNNTGVLSPVLDYTEEGSAIVKAAGTAVNGVFTAEFYVPKDINYAVGQGRILAYADNKATDVFNNQAVQVGDINPNGINDSQPPKVKLYMNNTNFADGGITNQNPMLLACLTDDTGINSTGSGVGHDITTYLDGQIINTVVLNDFYSAGEGNGCLNPSLADYQKGNVTYPFRNLAIGQHQLTFKVWDINNNSTSATLNFEVKDESDQHLTINRPLNWPNPFTNKTYIQFEHNCDDILDVNVQIYTITGRLVRTLSQPVVAEPFLQGFRTPRQAIEWDGRDDFGSTVAKGTYIFKIFAKSQNQEKCKGSATAVEKMVLLK
- the gldJ gene encoding gliding motility lipoprotein GldJ, which codes for MKKLKLFSLIALSSTLALTSCGGSGTSKGGGTKKFVSKTGWKPNEKQGWFFAGKQQKQKGWPGMVYVEGGTFTMGLVKDDVMHDWNNTPRRMQVSSFFIGETEITNYEYREYLTWLKYVFPPSDPSFKEIYNGALPDTLLWDNKLARNDYNETYLRSPEFDYYPVVGVSWTQANRYCEWLTDRANEKALMQSGIIAKDLYINESNNQGGTAFNMDKFKSNDPEMQGYINEKRMQQKTGMKTTNQRLLAANRAPNSAMVQKFRLPTEVEWEYAALGMAKTREYNQYLGKKPEIERLRGTKGRDRGMFLENFKMGKGDYSGISGWKNDGSAQTSDVRKYPSNDLGVYGMFGNVSEWTADVYRPIIDEDYSDFNYYRGNMPQAIVRNGDGTYKMIDEGTIKYDTLADGRLVYKGLPGQFERQTIADYRNYRDGDRQSSLEYYRASDSAAGFDMYNAPKQSFVVDGAGRVKLQKDTKDRTSAVSNEVRVVKGGSWQDTAYWLDPGQRRYKNQNRAYGWVGFRVAQDSRTNDKGRTRR
- a CDS encoding UDP-N-acetylmuramoyl-tripeptide--D-alanyl-D-alanine ligase; the encoded protein is MNIEQFYPLFLQAAKVTIDSRKIAENDIFFAFSGENFNAATLAEKAIDDGALAVIVELPEFENRDKNIFYVPSTLEFLQQLSIYHRSKLSIPFIGLTGSNGKTTTKELIHAVLSEKYNVQYTFGNLNNHIGVPLTILSIKPEHEMAVIEMGANHQKEIEFLCTIAQPDFGYITNFGKAHLEGFGGFEGVIKGKSELYDYLKNNNRTILVNENDPIQTEKTENYSPKITFGKVTSDYNFESFSEEHFVGLAYQGVKAVSKLTGEYNFTNLCAAASLGLHFGISFEKIKHALELYTPTNMRSQVVKKEGRTLVLDTYNANPSSMTASLNNFISFEGSKTIIIGDMLELGDESEKEHQNILKLAQDLHFNEIITVGKHFKEVNSSDLAFENTAVLIEYLKQNKIQSENILLKGSRGIALEKLIDFV
- a CDS encoding NUDIX hydrolase, whose translation is MYKVFVNEKKLLVSKHPENLEKEIRYESFTTLEIALDLLENTSVQELNVYGENLDEIWQEFQKLFRIIEAAGGLVNNPEGKVLFIKRLGKWDLPKGKMEKGESREESAVREIEEETGLSDVELIKFINTTYHIYVERNGEKILKCTHWFEMNFDGEDTSKPQIEEGITEVAWKTTSEIENEVFPSTFKNIILIVKEFWDIKKLEA